The following coding sequences lie in one Pseudomonas sp. SL4(2022) genomic window:
- a CDS encoding VF530 family DNA-binding protein encodes MTQSPKNPLHGVTLEAILTALVAQYGWDGLAERIDIRCFKSDPSIKSSLTFLRKTPWAREKVEALYVRSQTRK; translated from the coding sequence ATGACTCAATCACCTAAAAATCCGCTACACGGCGTCACCCTTGAAGCCATCCTCACCGCATTAGTGGCTCAGTATGGCTGGGATGGTCTGGCTGAACGGATTGATATCCGTTGTTTCAAGAGTGACCCCAGCATCAAGTCCAGCCTGACTTTTTTACGCAAGACGCCGTGGGCGCGGGAGAAGGTCGAGGCGCTGTATGTCCGTTCGCAAACACGTAAATAG
- the fliE gene encoding flagellar hook-basal body complex protein FliE: MSQGVEFNRLMLEMRSLQADAMARQKPVASTPEPGAPSFSEMLGQAVGKVNETQQASNKLATAFEMGTSGVDLTDVMIASQKASVSFQAMTQVRNKLVQAYQDIMQMPV, from the coding sequence ATGAGCCAGGGTGTTGAATTCAATCGCTTGATGCTGGAGATGCGCTCCCTGCAGGCCGACGCCATGGCGCGTCAGAAGCCTGTCGCCAGCACGCCAGAACCCGGTGCGCCAAGCTTTTCCGAGATGCTCGGTCAGGCGGTGGGCAAGGTCAACGAAACCCAGCAGGCCTCCAACAAGCTGGCAACCGCCTTTGAAATGGGCACCAGCGGCGTGGATTTGACGGACGTGATGATCGCCTCGCAGAAGGCCAGCGTTTCCTTTCAGGCTATGACCCAGGTGCGCAACAAGCTGGTTCAGGCGTATCAAGACATTATGCAGATGCCGGTTTAA
- the fliF gene encoding flagellar basal-body MS-ring/collar protein FliF: protein MAEAVAANVPATTGGDEPKKPLFGLAFLENLADMSMLRQIGLMVGLAASVAIGFAVVLWSQQPDYQPLYGSLDGMDASQVMEALSAADIKYTVEPNSGALLVKSGDLARARMRLAAAGVAPKDNSVGFEILDQEQGLGTSQFMEATRYRRGLEGELARTISSLNNVKAARVHLAIPKSSVFVRDERKPSASVLVELYSGRGLEPSQVMAIVNLVASSVPEMDKAQVTVVDQKGNLLSDIQEMSELTMAGKQFDYSRRMESLFTQRVHNILQPVLGSGRYKAEVSADVDFSAVESTSEMFNPDQPALRSEQSVNEQRSSGQPPQGVPGALSNQPPAAGAAPQQAGAAAAAVPGPIAAGQPLLDANGEQIIDPATGLPMLAPYPADKREQSTRNFELDRSISYTKQQQGRLRRLSVAVVVDDQVKVDAATGETTQVPWSSDDLARFTRLVQDSVGFDASRGDSVSVINTPFSDAQGEELIDIPFYTQPWFWDIIKQVLGVLFILILVFGVLRPVLNNITNAGKAHGEGRDGDVELGEMGALGGELSEDRVSLGGPQSILLPSPSEGYDAQLNAIKSLVAEDPGRVAQVVKEWINADE, encoded by the coding sequence ATGGCTGAAGCCGTCGCTGCAAACGTACCTGCCACCACGGGTGGTGATGAGCCGAAGAAACCGCTGTTCGGCCTGGCCTTTCTGGAAAACCTCGCCGATATGTCGATGTTGCGGCAGATCGGTTTGATGGTTGGCCTGGCGGCCAGTGTGGCCATCGGGTTTGCGGTTGTGCTGTGGTCGCAGCAACCGGACTACCAGCCGCTGTATGGCAGTCTTGATGGTATGGACGCTTCTCAAGTGATGGAGGCGTTGTCCGCGGCTGATATCAAATACACCGTTGAGCCTAATTCCGGTGCATTGCTGGTCAAGTCTGGCGACTTGGCCCGTGCCCGCATGCGCCTTGCCGCGGCTGGCGTTGCACCCAAGGACAACAGCGTTGGCTTTGAAATTCTTGACCAAGAGCAGGGGCTGGGCACCAGCCAGTTTATGGAAGCCACCCGATACCGCAGGGGGCTGGAAGGTGAGTTGGCGCGTACCATCTCAAGCTTGAACAACGTCAAAGCCGCTCGTGTTCACTTGGCCATTCCGAAGAGTTCGGTATTTGTACGCGATGAACGCAAGCCCAGTGCTTCCGTGTTGGTCGAGTTGTATTCCGGTCGTGGTCTGGAGCCCAGTCAGGTGATGGCCATCGTCAACCTGGTCGCCAGCAGCGTGCCGGAGATGGACAAGGCACAAGTCACCGTAGTCGATCAGAAAGGTAATTTGCTTTCGGATATTCAAGAAATGTCCGAACTGACCATGGCCGGCAAGCAGTTCGATTACAGCCGCCGTATGGAAAGCCTGTTTACCCAGCGCGTGCACAATATCCTGCAGCCGGTGCTGGGGTCAGGCCGCTACAAGGCCGAAGTGTCTGCGGATGTGGACTTCAGCGCTGTGGAATCCACTTCGGAAATGTTCAACCCCGATCAGCCGGCGCTGCGCAGCGAGCAGTCGGTCAACGAGCAACGCTCCAGTGGCCAGCCGCCTCAAGGTGTGCCGGGCGCCCTGAGTAATCAGCCGCCGGCCGCCGGTGCTGCCCCCCAGCAGGCGGGAGCCGCCGCAGCTGCAGTACCCGGCCCGATTGCCGCCGGACAACCGCTGCTCGATGCCAACGGTGAGCAGATTATCGATCCCGCCACCGGTCTGCCGATGCTGGCGCCCTATCCAGCTGACAAGCGCGAGCAATCCACCCGTAATTTCGAACTGGACCGTTCAATCAGCTACACCAAGCAGCAGCAAGGACGCCTGCGTCGTTTGTCGGTGGCGGTTGTGGTGGACGATCAGGTCAAGGTCGATGCCGCTACCGGGGAAACCACTCAGGTGCCATGGAGCAGCGACGATCTGGCAAGGTTTACGCGTTTGGTGCAGGACTCGGTAGGCTTCGATGCCAGCCGGGGTGATAGCGTCAGTGTGATCAACACGCCGTTCAGTGATGCCCAGGGCGAAGAGCTGATCGATATTCCGTTCTACACCCAGCCCTGGTTCTGGGACATCATCAAGCAGGTGCTGGGCGTACTGTTCATCCTGATTTTGGTGTTCGGCGTACTGCGCCCGGTACTCAACAACATCACCAATGCGGGCAAGGCTCATGGCGAAGGTCGTGACGGCGACGTCGAGCTGGGTGAGATGGGCGCGCTGGGCGGTGAGTTGTCCGAAGATCGGGTCAGCCTCGGCGGCCCACAAAGCATCCTCCTGCCAAGTCCGAGTGAGGGGTATGATGCACAACTGAACGCCATCAAGAGCCTGGTTGCCGAAGACCCGGGCCGCGTTGCCCAGGTTGTGAAAGAGTGGATTAACGCCGATGAGTGA
- the fliG gene encoding flagellar motor switch protein FliG, producing MSDNRTPGKLSKVDKAAILLLSLGETDAAQVLRHLGPKEVQRVGVAMAGMRNIQREQVEQVMGEFVDIVGDQTSLGVGADGYIRKMLTQALGEDKAGNLIDRILLGGSTSGLDSLKWMEPRAVADVIRYEHPQIQAIVVAYLDPDQAGEVLGHFDHKVRLDIVLRVSSLETVQPAALKELNDILERQFSGSASATRAALGGVKRAADIMNFLDSSVEGQLMDSIREVDEDLSSQIEDLMFVFDNLADVDDRGIQALMREVSSDVLVLALKGADEAIKEKVFKNMSKRAAELLRDDLEAKGPVRVSDVETAQKEILTIARRMAEAGEIVLGGKGGEEMV from the coding sequence ATGAGTGACAATCGAACCCCAGGCAAACTGAGCAAGGTCGATAAGGCCGCCATTCTGCTGTTGTCGCTGGGTGAGACCGATGCTGCGCAGGTGTTGCGTCATCTGGGCCCAAAGGAAGTGCAGCGCGTGGGCGTGGCCATGGCCGGTATGCGTAATATTCAGCGCGAGCAGGTCGAGCAGGTGATGGGCGAGTTTGTCGATATTGTCGGCGACCAGACCAGCCTCGGTGTGGGGGCTGATGGCTATATTCGTAAGATGCTCACGCAAGCGCTGGGAGAAGACAAAGCCGGCAACCTGATCGACCGAATCCTGCTCGGAGGCAGTACCAGCGGTCTGGATAGTTTGAAATGGATGGAACCGCGCGCAGTGGCGGATGTGATCCGCTACGAACACCCGCAGATACAGGCCATTGTTGTGGCCTATCTGGATCCCGATCAGGCGGGTGAAGTGCTCGGGCATTTCGATCACAAGGTGCGCTTGGATATCGTTCTGCGCGTGTCCTCATTGGAAACCGTGCAGCCTGCGGCACTGAAAGAACTCAACGACATTCTTGAACGGCAGTTTTCTGGCAGTGCCAGTGCAACTCGTGCCGCGTTGGGGGGCGTGAAGCGCGCGGCGGACATCATGAACTTCCTCGACAGCTCGGTTGAAGGCCAGCTGATGGATTCGATTCGTGAAGTTGATGAAGACCTGTCCAGCCAGATCGAGGACCTGATGTTTGTCTTCGACAACTTGGCCGATGTCGACGATCGGGGTATTCAGGCGCTTATGCGTGAAGTGTCGTCCGATGTGTTGGTGCTGGCGCTCAAAGGGGCTGACGAGGCGATCAAAGAGAAAGTCTTCAAAAACATGTCCAAGCGTGCCGCTGAGTTGCTTCGCGATGATCTTGAAGCCAAGGGCCCGGTGCGCGTCAGTGACGTGGAAACCGCTCAGAAGGAAATTCTCACCATTGCACGCCGCATGGCCGAGGCCGGGGAAATTGTCCTGGGCGGCAAAGGTGGCGAGGAAATGGTGTAA
- the fliH gene encoding flagellar assembly protein FliH codes for MSSKEPPSELIRAKDLKAFDLWTLPSFDPEVEAPEPVEAPPGDDTAVQGVDPAAVESEDVALEDVKPLTLDELEAIRQDAYNEGFATGEKDGFHAGQLKAKQEADMALAVKIAGLEQLMTQLFEPIAAQDQQLEEAMVTLLGQMVRQVIQRELVSDSSQIRQVLSEALKLLPMGTSNIRIHVNPQDFELIKVLRERHEENWRILEDASLLPGGCRVESELSRIDATVETRLNQALKQLFAQQREHAAHPLEADLLMDLEASPAIDQASQDAS; via the coding sequence ATGTCCAGCAAAGAACCGCCCAGTGAGCTGATTCGCGCCAAGGATCTGAAGGCGTTTGATCTCTGGACGTTGCCCAGTTTCGACCCAGAAGTTGAAGCGCCCGAGCCTGTTGAGGCTCCGCCCGGCGACGACACTGCCGTTCAAGGTGTAGATCCGGCGGCGGTTGAAAGCGAAGACGTTGCGCTGGAAGATGTCAAACCCTTGACACTGGATGAGCTTGAGGCCATTCGGCAGGATGCCTACAACGAAGGTTTCGCCACCGGTGAGAAAGATGGATTTCATGCTGGCCAACTCAAGGCCAAGCAGGAAGCCGATATGGCCTTGGCGGTGAAAATCGCCGGTCTTGAGCAATTGATGACTCAGCTGTTCGAACCCATTGCCGCCCAGGATCAACAGCTGGAAGAAGCCATGGTGACATTGCTTGGGCAGATGGTGCGCCAGGTGATTCAGCGTGAGTTGGTCAGCGATTCCAGTCAGATTCGCCAGGTTTTGAGCGAAGCGCTCAAGCTGCTCCCCATGGGCACCAGTAACATCCGTATTCACGTCAACCCGCAAGACTTTGAGCTAATCAAAGTCTTGCGCGAGCGCCATGAAGAGAACTGGCGGATCCTTGAAGATGCTTCTCTGCTACCCGGTGGCTGCCGGGTAGAAAGCGAGCTCAGTCGCATTGATGCCACTGTGGAAACCCGTTTGAATCAGGCACTCAAACAACTCTTTGCGCAACAGCGTGAGCACGCTGCGCACCCGCTGGAGGCTGATCTGCTTATGGACTTGGAGGCATCTCCGGCCATTGATCAGGCGAGTCAGGATGCGTCTTGA
- the fliI gene encoding flagellar protein export ATPase FliI — translation MRLERVSFAKRLAGYADAVQLPTQPQVEGRLLRMVGLTLEAEGLRAALGSRCLVINDDSYHPVQVEAEVMGFANGKIFLMPVGSLAGIAPGARVVPLPDTGRLPMGMSMLGRVLDGTGRALDGKGGMKAEDWVPMDGPTINPLNRHPISEPLDVGIRSINGLLTVGRGQRLGLFAGTGVGKSVLLGMMTRFTEADIIVVGLIGERGREVKEFIDEILGHEGLKRSVVVASPADDAPLMRLRAAMYCTRIAEYFRDKGKNVLLLMDSLTRFAQAQREIALAIGEPPATKGYPPSVFARLPKLVERAGNAEAGGGSITAFYTVLSEGDDQQDPIADAARGVLDGHIVLSRRLAEEGHYPAIDIEASISRVMPQVVSEEHLRLSQRFKQLWSRYQQSRDLISVGAYVPGGDADTDLAIARQPAMVKYLRQSLQDNESLENSRTQLAATFNPVVAGT, via the coding sequence ATGCGTCTTGAACGGGTAAGTTTCGCCAAGCGGCTGGCCGGCTATGCCGATGCCGTGCAGTTACCGACCCAGCCGCAGGTGGAGGGGCGTCTGTTGCGCATGGTGGGGCTTACGCTTGAAGCCGAGGGCTTGCGCGCAGCATTGGGCAGTCGCTGTTTGGTGATTAACGACGACAGCTATCACCCAGTCCAGGTTGAGGCTGAAGTGATGGGTTTTGCCAATGGCAAGATCTTTCTGATGCCGGTTGGCAGTCTGGCGGGCATTGCCCCCGGTGCCCGCGTGGTGCCGTTGCCGGATACCGGGCGTCTGCCGATGGGCATGTCGATGCTGGGCAGGGTGCTCGATGGCACTGGTCGTGCCCTTGATGGTAAAGGTGGCATGAAAGCCGAAGACTGGGTGCCAATGGACGGCCCGACCATCAATCCGCTAAATCGGCACCCGATCAGCGAACCATTGGATGTTGGCATCCGTTCCATTAACGGCCTGCTAACCGTTGGCCGTGGCCAGCGTCTCGGCCTATTTGCCGGTACTGGTGTTGGTAAATCGGTGTTGCTGGGCATGATGACGCGCTTTACCGAGGCCGACATCATCGTGGTCGGGCTGATTGGTGAGCGGGGTCGTGAGGTAAAAGAATTCATTGATGAGATCCTCGGGCACGAGGGCCTCAAGCGTTCAGTGGTAGTGGCTTCGCCGGCGGATGATGCGCCCTTGATGCGTCTGCGCGCGGCGATGTATTGCACGCGCATTGCCGAGTATTTTCGCGACAAGGGCAAGAACGTGCTGCTGCTGATGGATTCGCTGACCCGCTTTGCCCAGGCCCAGCGGGAAATCGCTTTGGCCATTGGTGAACCACCGGCGACCAAAGGTTATCCGCCGTCGGTATTTGCCCGTCTACCCAAGTTGGTGGAGCGCGCAGGTAATGCAGAGGCAGGAGGTGGTTCGATTACTGCGTTCTACACCGTACTGAGCGAGGGCGATGACCAGCAGGATCCGATCGCCGATGCGGCGCGTGGTGTACTCGACGGGCATATCGTGCTCTCTCGCCGCTTGGCCGAGGAGGGCCATTACCCGGCCATTGATATCGAGGCCTCGATTAGCCGGGTGATGCCGCAGGTGGTCAGTGAAGAGCACCTGCGCCTGTCGCAGCGCTTCAAACAGTTGTGGTCGCGTTATCAGCAGAGTCGCGATCTGATCAGCGTCGGCGCCTATGTGCCCGGTGGTGATGCTGACACCGATTTGGCCATTGCCCGCCAGCCGGCCATGGTTAAGTACCTGCGCCAGAGCCTGCAAGATAACGAAAGTCTGGAAAACAGCCGCACCCAGCTGGCGGCCACCTTCAATCCCGTTGTTGCTGGGACCTAA
- the fliJ gene encoding flagellar export protein FliJ, giving the protein MAQSRAARLAPVVDMAERAEREAALQLGHCQGLLRQAEVQLGDLERYRGDYQQQWITEGQRGVSGQWLMNYQRFLSQLETAIGQQRTSVDWHRSNMEKVRELWQQRYARLEGLRKLVRRYQDEARLAEDKREQKLLDELSQRLASRDGVY; this is encoded by the coding sequence ATGGCACAAAGCCGCGCCGCCCGGCTGGCACCGGTGGTGGACATGGCCGAGCGTGCCGAGCGCGAGGCAGCCTTGCAGTTGGGACATTGCCAAGGCTTACTGCGCCAGGCCGAGGTCCAGTTGGGGGATCTGGAACGTTATCGCGGCGATTATCAGCAGCAATGGATCACTGAGGGGCAGCGCGGGGTCTCCGGGCAGTGGCTGATGAACTACCAGCGCTTCCTTTCGCAGCTGGAAACCGCTATTGGCCAGCAACGCACCAGTGTGGACTGGCACCGTTCCAATATGGAAAAGGTCCGTGAGCTCTGGCAGCAGCGTTATGCCCGTTTGGAAGGCCTGCGCAAATTGGTCAGGCGCTACCAGGACGAAGCGCGGCTGGCAGAAGACAAGCGTGAGCAAAAGTTGCTCGATGAGCTGTCTCAGCGCCTGGCGTCGCGCGATGGTGTCTATTAG
- a CDS encoding STAS domain-containing protein produces the protein MAITSLPSSDGQELTILIQGRFDFGAHQEFRNAYERVNSTPQRYVVDLQDTTYLDSSALGMLLLLRDHAGGDSAQIRLLNCNPDVRKILAISNFEQLFKIA, from the coding sequence ATGGCCATCACCTCGCTGCCCTCATCTGACGGGCAAGAGCTGACCATCCTGATTCAAGGACGCTTCGATTTCGGCGCTCATCAGGAGTTTCGTAATGCTTATGAGCGCGTCAACAGTACCCCGCAACGCTATGTAGTAGACCTCCAAGACACAACCTACCTGGATAGCTCGGCACTCGGCATGCTTCTGCTGCTGCGTGACCATGCCGGCGGTGACAGTGCACAAATCCGCTTGCTCAACTGCAATCCGGATGTGCGTAAGATCCTTGCTATCTCGAACTTCGAGCAGCTGTTCAAGATCGCCTGA
- a CDS encoding fused response regulator/phosphatase: MAERLSILIAEDNAADRMLLSTIVSRQGHRVLTASNGLEAVALFEQERPQLVLMDALMPVMDGFEAARRIKHAAGEELVPIIFLTSLTEGEALVRCLEAGGDDFLAKPYNRVILEAKIKAMDRLRRLQETVLQQRDLISRHNEHLLNEQRVAKAVFDKVAHSGCLDAPNIRYLQSPYAVFNGDLLLAAFKPSGSMHVLLGDFTGHGLPAAIGAMPLAEVFHGMTAKGYSLAEVLREINAKLKRILPRGVFCCAAVLNISFQRQVVEVWNGGLPDGYLLQATGQRIPLVSRHLPLGVLEPGAFNDKLEVYPLAYGDRVFLLSDGVLEACNKQGELFGEERLLDVFAANRHPQTLFAEIQQALLLFSGAQQDDVSLLEVSLIDDGQLSRPPLAFADSGQIHPLDWSASFEFRGETLRHFNPLPFLLQLLLDVQGLRPQGGALFSVLAELYSNALEHGVLGLDSALKADAAGFAEYYRLRSVRLAALADGFVRFHLQLLPEAGGGRLIVCVQDSGPGFDAHSLRKTTADARRLSGRGLALVEQLSERCRWGGGESGVCVEFSWQAGA; this comes from the coding sequence ATGGCCGAGCGCTTGTCCATCCTGATTGCTGAGGACAACGCGGCTGATCGCATGTTGCTGTCGACTATCGTCAGCCGCCAGGGGCATCGAGTGCTGACCGCCAGCAATGGGTTGGAGGCTGTGGCCTTATTCGAGCAGGAGCGCCCACAGTTGGTGCTGATGGATGCCTTGATGCCAGTAATGGATGGCTTCGAGGCGGCGCGGCGAATCAAGCATGCGGCTGGCGAAGAGCTGGTGCCGATCATTTTTCTCACCTCTCTGACCGAAGGCGAAGCACTGGTGCGTTGCCTTGAGGCTGGAGGGGACGATTTCCTCGCCAAGCCCTACAACCGGGTCATTCTCGAAGCCAAGATCAAGGCCATGGATCGTCTGCGCCGTCTGCAGGAAACCGTGCTGCAGCAGCGCGATCTGATCTCACGGCACAACGAGCACCTGCTCAATGAGCAGCGTGTGGCCAAGGCCGTGTTCGATAAAGTGGCGCACTCGGGCTGTCTGGATGCGCCGAATATCCGTTATTTGCAATCGCCTTACGCGGTGTTCAACGGTGACCTGCTGCTGGCAGCTTTCAAGCCATCAGGCAGCATGCATGTGCTGCTGGGCGATTTCACCGGGCATGGTTTACCCGCGGCCATTGGTGCGATGCCGCTTGCTGAAGTTTTTCATGGCATGACTGCCAAGGGTTATTCCCTGGCTGAAGTACTGCGCGAGATCAATGCCAAGCTCAAGCGTATTCTTCCGCGTGGCGTGTTCTGTTGCGCCGCTGTATTGAATATCAGTTTTCAGCGCCAGGTGGTTGAGGTGTGGAATGGCGGCCTGCCCGATGGTTACCTGCTCCAGGCCACCGGTCAGCGTATACCCCTGGTGTCGCGGCATTTACCGCTGGGGGTGCTGGAGCCAGGGGCGTTCAACGATAAGCTTGAGGTCTATCCACTGGCTTATGGGGATCGGGTTTTCCTGCTCTCTGATGGTGTGCTGGAGGCCTGTAACAAACAGGGAGAACTGTTTGGCGAGGAACGGTTGCTCGATGTGTTTGCTGCCAACCGGCACCCGCAAACACTGTTTGCGGAGATTCAGCAGGCACTGCTTCTATTCAGTGGGGCGCAACAGGACGATGTCAGCCTGCTGGAAGTCAGCCTGATTGACGATGGCCAATTGAGTCGGCCGCCACTGGCTTTTGCTGACAGTGGCCAGATCCATCCGCTGGACTGGTCTGCCAGTTTTGAGTTTCGTGGGGAAACCCTGCGCCACTTCAACCCACTGCCGTTTCTTTTGCAGCTGCTTCTCGATGTCCAGGGACTGCGTCCACAAGGCGGTGCATTGTTCAGTGTGCTGGCAGAGCTTTACTCGAATGCGCTGGAGCATGGCGTATTAGGCCTGGATTCCGCCCTCAAGGCTGATGCCGCAGGGTTTGCTGAGTATTACCGTCTGCGCAGCGTGCGCTTGGCGGCATTAGCTGATGGCTTCGTACGCTTTCATTTGCAGTTACTGCCTGAAGCTGGTGGAGGGCGGCTGATTGTTTGTGTCCAAGACAGCGGGCCAGGGTTTGATGCGCATAGCCTGCGTAAAACCACAGCGGATGCCCGTCGTCTGAGTGGCCGTGGTCTGGCTCTGGTGGAGCAGTTGAGCGAGCGGTGCCGGTGGGGCGGTGGTGAGTCAGGTGTGTGCGTGGAGTTTTCCTGGCAGGCTGGGGCATAA
- a CDS encoding Hpt domain-containing protein, whose amino-acid sequence MSDIHLDSAVLAALQDVMEDEYPVLLDTFLSDSEERLLLLRQAERDEDAQNLRLAAHSFKGSCSNMGALMLANLCRQLEEAGRREQLELAPELLEQIEREFAIVRILLKSERQRYRH is encoded by the coding sequence TTGTCCGATATTCACCTTGATAGTGCCGTATTGGCTGCGTTGCAGGATGTCATGGAGGACGAGTATCCGGTGCTGCTGGATACCTTTTTGTCCGATTCTGAAGAGCGTTTGCTGCTGTTGCGTCAGGCTGAGCGTGATGAAGATGCGCAGAACTTGCGCTTGGCGGCGCACAGCTTCAAAGGTAGCTGCAGCAATATGGGGGCTCTGATGTTGGCGAACTTGTGCAGGCAGCTCGAGGAGGCCGGGCGGCGTGAGCAGCTTGAACTTGCGCCCGAGTTGCTGGAGCAGATTGAGCGCGAGTTCGCTATTGTGCGCATTCTGCTCAAATCTGAGCGTCAGCGTTACCGGCATTAG
- a CDS encoding flagellar hook-length control protein FliK, translated as MSVAPDLLLKSAPEVKPRATAAKTPDKPAQPSSNEPSSFSQEYARARQAKASERNDSVAKPVRERKAEQDPSAEPQPAVAAPGQSAVAESGKSLPEEPAVEGAVLDPLLMLGITGELPPVALTEELPIETDSLPVVSGSLLSSGPASMTEASFDAELDALNQLPAVRLALEMGAKENAAAAQVQAPLAQVDKATQNASQSLLASQVVQDEVPVEEGGLELPELQLEALTGKTLEALKEGTANNSSDNFVSKLNALSQAIGQQSPLATRAPVVGQPVSLQQSGWSEAVVDRVMVMSSQNLKSAEIQLDPAELGRLEVRISVNQEQSQVTFASPHAGVREALDSQMHRLREMFAQQGMNQLDVNVSDQSLNRGWQGQDSDSGKGRGNANTGMQEADDAVQSSALEVARGSSVTARGLVDYYA; from the coding sequence ATGTCCGTTGCCCCTGATCTGTTGCTCAAGTCGGCGCCTGAAGTAAAGCCTCGTGCGACTGCAGCCAAAACGCCTGACAAGCCCGCCCAGCCCAGCAGTAATGAGCCTTCAAGCTTTTCTCAGGAGTACGCACGGGCGCGTCAGGCGAAAGCGTCAGAACGCAATGATAGCGTTGCAAAACCTGTGCGCGAGCGCAAAGCCGAACAAGACCCGAGTGCTGAACCGCAGCCTGCTGTTGCCGCCCCTGGGCAAAGTGCGGTTGCCGAGAGCGGCAAGTCTTTGCCGGAAGAGCCGGCTGTTGAGGGGGCTGTGCTCGACCCGTTATTGATGTTGGGGATTACCGGTGAGTTGCCGCCTGTAGCGCTGACGGAAGAGCTGCCAATAGAGACGGATTCCTTGCCGGTTGTTTCGGGTAGCTTGCTCAGTTCTGGTCCTGCCAGCATGACTGAGGCCAGTTTCGACGCCGAACTGGACGCGCTCAATCAGCTTCCTGCTGTGCGCCTGGCATTGGAAATGGGCGCCAAAGAGAATGCGGCGGCTGCTCAGGTGCAAGCACCTTTAGCGCAGGTTGATAAAGCCACGCAGAACGCAAGCCAGAGTCTTCTGGCCAGTCAGGTGGTTCAGGACGAGGTGCCCGTGGAGGAAGGGGGGCTCGAATTGCCAGAGCTTCAGCTGGAAGCGCTCACCGGCAAGACTCTCGAAGCCTTGAAAGAGGGAACGGCGAACAACAGTTCGGATAATTTTGTCAGCAAACTTAATGCGCTGAGTCAGGCTATCGGGCAGCAGAGCCCGTTGGCGACACGGGCACCTGTAGTTGGCCAACCCGTTTCTCTGCAGCAGAGTGGATGGAGTGAGGCGGTGGTGGACCGAGTCATGGTGATGTCCAGCCAGAACCTCAAATCAGCCGAAATTCAGCTTGACCCTGCCGAGTTAGGTCGCCTGGAGGTGCGCATCAGTGTTAACCAGGAGCAAAGTCAGGTGACGTTTGCCAGTCCGCACGCGGGGGTCCGTGAAGCGCTGGATTCGCAGATGCATCGTTTGCGCGAAATGTTTGCCCAGCAAGGGATGAACCAGCTGGATGTAAACGTCTCTGATCAGTCACTCAATCGCGGTTGGCAGGGGCAGGACAGTGACAGCGGAAAAGGTCGTGGTAACGCTAATACAGGTATGCAGGAGGCTGATGATGCGGTCCAGTCGAGCGCTCTGGAGGTGGCCCGAGGCTCGTCAGTTACTGCCCGAGGCCTGGTGGATTACTACGCCTGA
- the fliL gene encoding flagellar basal body-associated protein FliL produces MAKKEAAQAPADGEAKPAGKMKLIIIIAIAVLLAVGLSAGGTWFFLSKKDDGAADKAKEEVAAEPAAPVKQAAIYEELAPAFVVNFNHQGRARYMQVSVALMTRDQVALDALKIHMPVLRNRLVMLFSSQDFASLISPVGKEMLRQQATASVQELAEKEVGKVTVEQVLFTNLVLQ; encoded by the coding sequence ATGGCTAAGAAAGAAGCAGCGCAAGCTCCGGCCGATGGTGAGGCGAAACCAGCGGGCAAGATGAAGTTGATCATTATCATCGCTATTGCCGTGCTCTTGGCTGTAGGGCTTTCAGCCGGAGGAACCTGGTTTTTCCTGAGCAAGAAAGATGATGGTGCGGCCGATAAAGCCAAGGAAGAGGTGGCTGCGGAGCCGGCTGCGCCTGTTAAGCAGGCAGCCATTTATGAAGAGTTGGCACCGGCCTTTGTGGTGAATTTCAACCACCAGGGGCGGGCGCGCTACATGCAGGTCAGTGTCGCTCTGATGACCCGCGACCAAGTGGCGTTAGATGCCCTCAAAATACACATGCCAGTCCTGCGCAATCGTTTGGTGATGCTGTTCTCCAGTCAGGATTTTGCTTCGCTGATCAGCCCGGTTGGCAAGGAAATGCTGCGTCAGCAGGCCACTGCCAGCGTACAGGAGCTGGCCGAAAAAGAGGTCGGTAAGGTAACGGTGGAGCAAGTGCTGTTCACCAACCTCGTATTGCAGTAA